The genomic window ccctaaaccctaaaccctaaaccctaaaccctaaaccctaaaccctaaaccctaaaccctaaaccctaaaccctaaaccctaaaccctaaaccctaaaccctaaaccctaaaccctaaaccctaaaccctaaaccctaaaccctaaaccctaaaccctaaaccctaaaccctaaaccctaaaccctaaaccctaaaccctaaaccctaaaccctaaaccctaaaccctaaaccctaaaccctaaaccctaaaccctaaaccctaaaccctgaaccctaaaccctaaacccttTGTGACGCAGTTTCGGCCCCATGATGGACAGCTTCAGATTGCCCAGTCTACCAGTCCTAACCAGTGAAGCGGTTTTCGTACTGAAGCATATCAAGGTTATCGACCAGTTCGTTTGAGCCTCGACAGAGTCCTTTGTGCACGCCGCCCGGCATGACCGCGACGCCACGCGAATCTGATACAAAGAAGCATCCTGTCACTTATGGCGATGCGCTGCCGCTTGCTATCGCCATAATCGGAGGCAGGCGGGCTGACAAGGCAACCAAGACGCTCAAGCAAGAGTCTAAGCTGCGGGAATATctcaaggcggcgggttcgtTTCGCACAAGGCTGCGGAGCATATGCGACCAAATGGAATCCTTTGCTGCGGTAGAGACTGACGTCGATATGAATGATGCGAGATCCGCGCTTCTGCTACGAGCAACCTGCGATGCTGCGGCATCCCTAGCGCCCGACGACCAACAAGCACCAGAAAAAAACTTTGAGTTCCTCAGAAGTGTCAGAGCGTATCGACTCGCAAAGCTTACAGTGGCTTCAACGCCAAATATCGTCCCAGCTATGAACGGGAAAAAGGTGGTGCGCGCCGCTATCAATGCGTCTGCGCTGAAAATCGTCGAAACGAtgcacgccgcggatgaTATACCGGATGTGTTTGCAGTTTCTGAGCTCCTGCTGGAAGTGCTTGGCGGCAAACTGCCCCTGCCGCGAAGTGTTGCTTTGAGGTACATAGACTCCTGCATCACGTCGTTGGCGACTGAAACCGAGAGGGTCCGGTACGATCGCAACGCGAAAAAGCTTCGCAAGGGACCTGGTGCAATCAACGTGGAGGGCATCGTGCATCAAACCCTAGCTGCGCTCCTCCGTTCAtatctcgccgccgaggac from Micromonas commoda chromosome 11, complete sequence includes these protein-coding regions:
- a CDS encoding predicted protein, whose product is MDSFRLPSLPVLTSEAVFVLKHIKSPLCTPPGMTATPRESDTKKHPVTYGDALPLAIAIIGGRRADKATKTLKQESKLREYLKAAGSFRTRLRSICDQMESFAAVETDVDMNDARSALLLRATCDAAASLAPDDQQAPEKNFEFLRSVRAYRLAKLTVASTPNIVPAMNGKKVVRAAINASALKIVETMHAADDIPDVFAVSELLLEVLGGKLPLPRSVALRYIDSCITSLATETERVRYDRNAKKLRKGPGAINVEGIVHQTLAALLRSYLAAEDKSQRTLISHAMTRFACLEDEILASLCLSTCLDLINAHAARVMVDHVAVGMQNERIGFIFHIAELLLRRNATSIKAVSAISAAEASVASSVAKRCMSPLALRIRRLSAMVRLRSELTSNR